From the Acinetobacter wanghuae genome, one window contains:
- a CDS encoding hydroxymethylpyrimidine/phosphomethylpyrimidine kinase produces the protein MRPTVLCFSGLDPSGGAGLQADIEAVGQSGAHAAIACTALTIQNSQQVFGFEPTPKDLLLAQANAVVNDLPIRCVKSGMLGTTDNIIALAGFLSEHPDYVYVLDPVLVANSGGSLGHQATLVKAFETLIPYASLITPNTVELRALTGIEDLELATQKLFAMGAQAVLVKGGHEDTPDYIQNRLYISGELISETRCPRLEGEYHGSGCSLASFIAGRLALGDNLKTAVQHAETWLFGVLKRAESPVKNGQKIPKRF, from the coding sequence TTGCGCCCGACAGTATTGTGTTTTTCAGGTTTAGATCCTTCCGGTGGAGCGGGATTACAAGCAGACATTGAAGCCGTTGGACAAAGTGGTGCACATGCTGCAATTGCTTGCACGGCGCTGACCATACAAAATTCACAGCAAGTCTTCGGCTTTGAACCGACTCCAAAAGATTTGCTGCTGGCTCAAGCCAATGCCGTGGTCAATGATTTGCCTATTCGCTGTGTAAAGTCAGGCATGTTGGGTACGACAGACAATATTATTGCTTTAGCAGGTTTTCTGTCAGAACATCCTGATTATGTTTATGTGCTTGATCCTGTTTTAGTTGCAAACAGTGGTGGCTCATTAGGTCATCAAGCTACGTTGGTCAAAGCATTTGAAACGCTGATTCCTTATGCGAGCTTAATTACGCCAAATACGGTTGAACTACGGGCTTTGACAGGCATTGAAGATTTGGAATTAGCGACACAAAAGTTATTTGCAATGGGTGCTCAAGCGGTTTTGGTCAAAGGTGGACATGAAGATACGCCAGACTATATTCAAAATCGCTTATATATTTCAGGTGAATTAATCAGTGAGACACGTTGCCCACGTTTAGAAGGCGAATATCATGGTTCAGGTTGTTCATTAGCCAGTTTCATTGCGGGTCGTTTAGCACTTGGTGACAACTTAAAGACCGCTGTGCAACATGCAGAAACGTGGTTATTTGGGGTACTCAAGCGAGCTGAATCACCTGTGAAAAATGGTCAAAAGATCCCTAAACGGTTTTAA
- a CDS encoding ribonuclease E inhibitor RraB: MSRDYEQFPEDENGEVLWQMHKDGDDLTEPHEIEFSIAFTTEENADRCALHLLKEEQKISLFQDEESDRLEWVITIYVYLEPCYEDIVDLEQWFTKIASDFQGEYDGWGCMAYVYDDIDDEDILTS; the protein is encoded by the coding sequence ATGTCTCGTGATTATGAACAGTTTCCAGAAGATGAAAATGGTGAAGTACTTTGGCAAATGCACAAAGATGGTGATGATTTAACAGAACCACATGAAATTGAGTTTTCAATTGCATTTACCACCGAAGAAAATGCCGACCGTTGTGCCTTACATTTACTCAAAGAAGAGCAAAAAATTAGCTTGTTTCAAGATGAGGAGAGCGATCGTTTAGAGTGGGTCATTACGATTTATGTTTATTTAGAACCGTGCTATGAAGATATTGTAGATTTAGAACAATGGTTCACGAAAATTGCCAGTGATTTCCAAGGTGAATATGATGGTTGGGGCTGTATGGCGTATGTCTATGACGATATTGATGATGAAGATATCTTGACGAGTTAA
- a CDS encoding zinc ribbon domain-containing protein YjdM, with the protein MSLPHCPKCTSEYTYQDGDLLICPECAHEWKEGEDTEVQVVIKDAHGNALADGDSVTVIKDLKLKGSSAVVKVGTKVKSIRLLPDATDGHDIDCKVEGIGAIKLKSEYVKKA; encoded by the coding sequence ATGTCCTTACCACACTGTCCAAAATGTACTTCAGAATACACGTATCAAGATGGTGATTTATTGATTTGCCCAGAATGCGCGCATGAATGGAAAGAGGGCGAAGACACCGAAGTACAAGTGGTGATTAAAGATGCCCATGGCAATGCGCTTGCTGATGGGGATAGTGTGACTGTCATTAAAGACCTCAAACTGAAAGGGTCATCTGCTGTGGTCAAAGTAGGCACTAAAGTCAAAAGTATTCGTTTATTACCTGATGCAACGGATGGTCATGATATTGATTGTAAAGTTGAGGGCATAGGTGCAATCAAATTAAAATCAGAGTATGTGAAAAAAGCTTAA
- a CDS encoding 5-carboxymethyl-2-hydroxymuconate Delta-isomerase, with amino-acid sequence MPHIHLEYSDNLTELDPKPLLTAIHEKMLAGHFVQSAKELKSRAIKQSNYLIGLGEENDAYLHAKVSVLSGRDEPTKIAISQEVLTAIQESFTQPENLNVQICVEIIEMPKSTYSKVALSAKHSI; translated from the coding sequence ATGCCGCATATCCACTTAGAATATTCTGATAATTTAACTGAACTTGATCCCAAGCCTTTACTAACCGCCATCCATGAAAAAATGCTAGCAGGCCATTTTGTCCAATCGGCAAAAGAGCTGAAAAGCCGTGCGATTAAACAAAGCAACTATCTGATTGGTTTAGGTGAAGAAAATGATGCGTATTTACATGCCAAAGTTTCAGTTTTAAGTGGTCGTGATGAACCTACTAAAATTGCGATTTCGCAGGAAGTGTTAACTGCGATACAAGAAAGTTTTACACAACCTGAAAATCTGAATGTGCAAATCTGTGTTGAAATCATTGAAATGCCAAAATCAACGTATAGCAAAGTAGCGTTGAGCGCGAAACATTCTATTTAA